The Spirosoma radiotolerans genome has a window encoding:
- a CDS encoding type II toxin-antitoxin system RelE/ParE family toxin, with protein MSYSVETIENFEREAKRLKKKYKSLKAELSQLIDDLEKNPFQGVAIRDGFYKIRLGIRSKGKGKRSGARIITCVRVVDEIVYLVSIYDKSEQTDISHETLDRLLTELP; from the coding sequence ATGAGTTATAGCGTTGAGACGATTGAAAATTTTGAGCGTGAAGCCAAACGACTTAAGAAAAAATATAAATCATTAAAAGCTGAACTAAGTCAACTTATCGACGACTTGGAAAAGAACCCTTTTCAAGGAGTTGCCATCCGTGACGGATTCTATAAAATACGCCTGGGTATTCGTTCTAAAGGTAAGGGTAAACGGAGCGGAGCACGCATAATTACCTGCGTGCGTGTTGTCGACGAGATTGTTTATCTGGTATCAATCTACGATAAGTCTGAGCAGACTGATATAAGCCACGAAACGTTGGATCGTTTGCTAACAGAATTACCCTAG
- a CDS encoding nuclear transport factor 2 family protein → MKTILIAVALAFSQLANMQTTDKKANQSIHQNVINQSNLKAMETQSMQVVRDFLTAVQQGNQAKLASSLHPNVEWDQPGNNRFSGVKKSSADVFKMVGGMFEVSSNSLALTDVKVLTANGNSVACLVHWKAVQPNGGRLDVDNIDVYTVEKGQIVKAKVYSADIAQEDDFWLK, encoded by the coding sequence ATGAAAACAATCCTAATTGCCGTTGCCCTGGCCTTTTCCCAACTGGCAAACATGCAAACAACCGACAAAAAAGCAAATCAGTCAATTCATCAGAACGTCATTAACCAATCAAACTTAAAAGCAATGGAAACGCAATCTATGCAGGTCGTTCGTGATTTTCTAACCGCCGTTCAGCAGGGAAACCAGGCAAAATTGGCGTCATCGCTCCACCCGAATGTAGAATGGGATCAACCCGGAAATAACCGGTTTTCGGGGGTTAAAAAATCAAGTGCCGACGTCTTCAAAATGGTCGGTGGCATGTTCGAGGTTTCGTCCAATAGCCTGGCTCTTACCGACGTGAAGGTACTGACAGCTAACGGCAACAGCGTGGCCTGTCTGGTACACTGGAAGGCGGTTCAGCCAAACGGTGGCAGACTCGATGTCGATAACATTGACGTGTACACCGTGGAGAAAGGGCAAATTGTCAAGGCGAAAGTGTACTCCGCTGACATAGCTCAGGAAGATGACTTCTGGCTGAAGTAA
- a CDS encoding AraC family transcriptional regulator, which yields MAFFFDKGIGPGWGVFYLQTPTNYHFATGGIRDRLFSYFYFMQDYQKRLVLSLLAYAIQKNIPLGDLCSASGLVLSELKNENSSAPTSQQINALWLNATRLSQDPLFGLHFGESMQVAALGVVGELIRYSRTIGEALTHATAFAHLITDWLTMEVVSGDQAFTIQFKLSTSRRAESPIVFRQMMNFFMAFTLHEVDGLVLGKIQPIKVAMPVNGEDLAEYERVLRCQSIQNSDKYEIEFDTRFWEEPILTADYELQAVLLRKISTLEETHRQTTSLSERITNYLLANAYLGVPTLDAIASNLNVSSRSLQRKLQEEGVTYQQLADSMRKSLALHYLQAGRHPVKEVSYILGYNELSAFNRAFRRWTGTTPVSYQKGRYLNTKTETA from the coding sequence ATGGCGTTTTTTTTTGACAAAGGTATTGGGCCGGGCTGGGGCGTATTTTACCTTCAAACGCCAACCAATTACCACTTTGCGACAGGGGGAATTCGGGATAGACTATTTTCGTATTTTTACTTCATGCAAGATTATCAGAAACGGTTAGTGCTTAGTCTGCTGGCTTATGCCATTCAAAAAAATATCCCTTTAGGCGATCTGTGCAGCGCTTCGGGTTTGGTATTGAGCGAGTTAAAAAATGAAAACAGCTCTGCTCCGACAAGTCAGCAAATCAATGCGCTTTGGCTCAATGCAACCCGATTGAGCCAGGATCCGTTGTTTGGTCTGCACTTTGGCGAGTCGATGCAGGTGGCCGCGTTGGGCGTTGTAGGTGAGTTGATCCGGTACAGTCGGACAATTGGTGAAGCGCTGACGCATGCAACTGCTTTCGCTCATCTGATTACCGATTGGCTAACGATGGAGGTGGTTTCAGGAGACCAGGCGTTCACTATTCAATTCAAGCTCAGTACCAGTCGACGGGCTGAGTCGCCTATCGTTTTTCGGCAGATGATGAACTTCTTTATGGCCTTTACGCTCCATGAGGTTGACGGCCTTGTGCTGGGAAAAATCCAGCCGATTAAGGTGGCGATGCCCGTCAATGGCGAAGATCTGGCTGAGTACGAACGCGTATTACGCTGCCAGTCGATTCAAAACAGCGATAAATATGAGATCGAGTTTGATACCAGGTTCTGGGAGGAACCCATCCTAACCGCCGATTATGAATTGCAGGCCGTGTTATTGCGGAAGATAAGCACATTGGAAGAAACCCATAGGCAGACAACATCCTTAAGCGAACGGATCACTAACTACCTACTGGCGAACGCTTATCTGGGCGTACCCACGCTGGACGCCATTGCGTCGAACTTAAACGTAAGCAGCCGAAGTCTGCAACGAAAGCTACAGGAAGAGGGTGTGACGTATCAGCAACTGGCCGATTCCATGCGTAAGTCACTGGCCCTGCACTACCTTCAGGCTGGCCGGCATCCCGTAAAAGAGGTATCTTACATTCTGGGGTACAATGAGCTAAGTGCTTTTAATCGTGCCTTTCGGCGGTGGACGGGTACCACGCCGGTCAGCTATCAGAAAGGGAGGTATTTAAATACTAAAACTGAAACCGCTTAA
- a CDS encoding 3-hydroxyacyl-CoA dehydrogenase NAD-binding domain-containing protein, giving the protein MIKYSIDQNVAIISWEMTSSPMNVLNDESIPQFEAALQQAMADESVKGLIITSAKPEFVAGADLKMILRNNDKAPTEMLNVSSELNRIFRSIETSGKPTVAAINGTALGGGYEICLACHHRIALNNPKTLIGLVEVTIGLLPGAGGTQRLPRMIGIQAALPLLLEGKKVGVQEAKNLGMIDDIAESPDEMMAKARAWIEANGTATGQKPLKPWDEIDRKTGKIVGKDNFKVPGGNVQSPVGAQTFAAGTAMLMDKTKGNYPAPLEIMACVYEGLQVNIDRALVIEARHFVKVATSKVAKNLIQTMFLGMNEANKGASRPKDRPKTDVKKLGILGAGMMGAGIAYVSAQAGIEVILKDISVEAAEKGKDYSRGLLQKGVERGKVHPQNVDGILSLIKPTADTADLQGCDLIIEAVFENRELKAQVTKEAEPMLASDGLRVFGSNTSTLPISGLADASVNSANFIGIHFFSPVDKMMLVEIIMGKHTSDYALAVAIDFTRKIRKTPIVVNDARGFYTSRCFGTYSSEGMELLKEGVNPVLIENGGKDAGMPVGPLAVTDEVALDLVYKIAGQGIKDGAVRKDDTSYDVAKKFVDLGRLGKKSKAGFYDYADDKSKKLWPGLQDLFPRSADQPTLDEVKTRLLYRQAVEAVRCFEENVVRTKLDADLGSILGWGFPAYTGGALSFVDFVGIETFVSTCDRLADQYGERFRPTEQLRERARKPEAV; this is encoded by the coding sequence ATGATCAAGTACAGCATTGACCAAAACGTGGCTATTATTTCGTGGGAGATGACCTCGTCGCCGATGAACGTTCTCAACGACGAATCCATACCGCAGTTCGAAGCTGCCCTACAACAGGCCATGGCCGACGAGTCGGTTAAAGGGCTGATCATTACTTCGGCCAAGCCTGAGTTTGTGGCCGGTGCAGACTTGAAAATGATTCTGCGCAACAATGATAAAGCACCAACGGAGATGCTGAACGTCTCCTCGGAGTTGAATCGCATTTTTCGCAGCATCGAAACCTCGGGCAAGCCAACCGTAGCCGCTATTAACGGAACGGCCCTCGGTGGTGGCTACGAAATCTGCCTGGCCTGCCACCACCGTATTGCCCTCAATAACCCAAAAACCCTCATTGGCCTGGTCGAAGTAACCATTGGCTTGTTACCCGGAGCGGGCGGCACACAACGCCTGCCCCGCATGATTGGCATACAGGCTGCATTACCGCTGCTCCTCGAAGGGAAAAAGGTGGGCGTTCAGGAAGCAAAAAACCTGGGTATGATCGACGACATTGCCGAGAGCCCCGATGAGATGATGGCCAAAGCCCGCGCCTGGATTGAGGCCAACGGAACGGCTACCGGGCAAAAACCCCTGAAACCCTGGGACGAGATCGACCGGAAAACGGGTAAGATCGTCGGAAAGGATAACTTCAAGGTTCCGGGCGGCAATGTCCAGAGCCCGGTCGGTGCCCAGACGTTCGCGGCTGGTACGGCCATGCTGATGGATAAAACCAAAGGCAATTACCCTGCCCCACTCGAAATTATGGCGTGTGTATACGAAGGCTTACAAGTCAATATCGACCGGGCCTTGGTTATTGAAGCGCGCCACTTCGTAAAGGTGGCCACCTCTAAAGTGGCGAAGAACCTCATTCAGACCATGTTTCTGGGGATGAACGAGGCTAATAAAGGCGCCAGCCGCCCGAAAGACCGCCCAAAAACGGATGTCAAAAAACTGGGCATTCTGGGCGCGGGCATGATGGGAGCAGGAATCGCTTACGTCTCGGCACAGGCAGGTATCGAGGTCATTCTGAAAGATATATCGGTAGAAGCGGCTGAAAAAGGGAAAGATTATTCGCGTGGGCTGCTCCAGAAAGGCGTCGAACGGGGAAAAGTACACCCGCAGAACGTTGACGGTATTCTTAGCCTCATCAAACCAACAGCCGATACCGCCGACCTGCAAGGCTGCGATTTAATTATTGAAGCCGTTTTCGAAAACCGGGAATTAAAGGCACAGGTGACTAAAGAAGCCGAACCCATGCTGGCCTCCGATGGCCTGCGCGTTTTCGGCTCTAATACCTCTACCCTGCCCATTAGCGGATTGGCCGACGCGTCGGTCAATTCTGCCAATTTTATTGGCATTCACTTCTTCTCACCAGTCGACAAAATGATGCTGGTGGAGATTATTATGGGTAAACACACATCGGACTATGCGCTTGCCGTTGCCATTGATTTCACCCGCAAGATTCGCAAAACACCCATCGTTGTCAATGATGCCCGTGGTTTCTATACTTCGCGTTGTTTCGGTACGTATTCGTCGGAGGGCATGGAGTTGCTGAAAGAGGGCGTTAACCCTGTTTTGATCGAAAATGGCGGGAAAGATGCCGGAATGCCCGTCGGGCCACTGGCCGTAACCGACGAAGTGGCGCTGGATCTGGTCTATAAAATCGCAGGTCAGGGGATTAAAGACGGAGCTGTTCGCAAAGACGACACGAGCTACGACGTGGCCAAAAAATTCGTTGACCTTGGCCGCTTGGGCAAGAAGTCGAAAGCCGGTTTTTATGACTATGCCGATGACAAAAGCAAGAAACTGTGGCCGGGATTACAGGATTTATTCCCAAGGTCTGCTGATCAACCCACGCTCGATGAGGTGAAAACACGGTTGCTCTACCGGCAAGCCGTTGAAGCGGTACGCTGTTTTGAAGAAAATGTCGTACGCACCAAACTAGACGCCGACCTGGGCTCAATTCTGGGTTGGGGTTTCCCAGCCTACACGGGTGGAGCCCTGTCCTTCGTCGATTTTGTTGGCATCGAAACGTTTGTCAGCACATGTGATCGTCTGGCCGATCAGTATGGCGAACGTTTCCGGCCAACGGAACAATTGCGGGAGCGAGCGCGAAAGCCTGAAGCAGTGTAG
- a CDS encoding type II toxin-antitoxin system VapC family toxin yields the protein MSNKIFLDSSILVEWAKKTQPDLFNHLLRSSFDLFISQIILSEFTYYWLAVGGGKAPVTLKRDGTISDVLRLYNPAGLLSKLKWLDADKTIIPIHLEMMEKYNLLPNDALILATCKLNGIEKIASYDADFASACLGEAIQLIRSVSDVAL from the coding sequence ATGAGCAATAAGATATTTTTAGACAGTTCTATTTTAGTTGAATGGGCTAAGAAAACGCAACCTGACTTGTTCAATCATTTACTACGTTCTTCATTTGACTTGTTCATCAGTCAAATCATACTTAGTGAGTTTACTTATTATTGGCTGGCTGTTGGTGGCGGGAAAGCCCCGGTAACTTTGAAAAGAGACGGAACGATTTCCGACGTTTTACGGCTATACAATCCCGCCGGTTTGTTGAGTAAGTTAAAGTGGCTCGACGCAGATAAGACAATTATACCGATACATCTCGAAATGATGGAAAAGTATAATCTATTGCCCAACGATGCGCTCATTCTCGCTACCTGTAAACTCAATGGAATTGAGAAAATCGCCAGTTACGATGCTGACTTTGCATCCGCTTGTTTGGGCGAAGCCATTCAGCTTATCCGTTCGGTGAGCGATGTAGCTCTTTAA
- a CDS encoding acetyl-CoA C-acetyltransferase, with amino-acid sequence MAEAFIYDAVRTPRGRGKSDGSLHDVQPIQLLTSVLRELRDRNQLDTSLVDDVIMGCVTPIGEQGADIARTAALEAGYDESVAGVQLNRFCSSGLEAINMAAAYVMSGQIDAIVAGGVESMSRVPMGSDGGAIFMNPQIVARHNIVPQGISADLIATKYGYSRSDVDGFAAESYRRAGQAQADNRFHKTLVPLKDEIGITVLDRDEGVRPGTTAESLSKLKPAFEAMGQMGLDALALLKYAQFDKINHVHHAGNSSQIVDGAAGVLIGSAAFGEQSGLKPRARIKAFAIVGSEPTIMLTGPVPATRKVLKRAGMTISDIDLFEVNEAFAAVPLLFMEEFGVDHSKLNVNGGAIALGHPLGATGAIISATLIDELERSGKQFGLSTLCIGGGMGIATIFERVN; translated from the coding sequence ATGGCTGAAGCCTTCATTTATGATGCCGTACGAACACCTCGGGGACGAGGCAAAAGCGACGGTTCGCTGCACGATGTGCAGCCTATTCAACTCCTTACCAGCGTGCTGCGCGAACTCCGCGACCGTAACCAGCTCGATACCTCATTGGTCGATGATGTAATTATGGGTTGTGTAACGCCTATCGGCGAACAGGGCGCAGACATTGCCCGCACGGCCGCCCTCGAAGCCGGTTATGATGAGTCGGTGGCGGGTGTGCAGTTGAACCGATTCTGCTCATCGGGACTGGAGGCCATCAACATGGCTGCGGCTTACGTCATGTCGGGGCAGATCGACGCTATTGTCGCCGGTGGGGTCGAGTCAATGTCACGGGTGCCAATGGGTTCCGATGGCGGAGCTATTTTCATGAATCCACAGATTGTAGCACGCCATAACATCGTCCCCCAGGGCATTTCGGCCGATTTGATCGCGACCAAATATGGATATTCCCGGTCCGATGTAGATGGCTTTGCGGCTGAATCCTACCGTCGGGCCGGTCAGGCACAGGCCGATAATCGCTTTCACAAAACCCTTGTTCCGCTAAAAGACGAAATTGGCATCACGGTCCTCGACCGCGACGAAGGCGTTCGCCCCGGCACAACGGCCGAAAGCCTGAGCAAACTCAAACCCGCTTTCGAAGCGATGGGCCAAATGGGCCTGGATGCGCTTGCTCTGCTCAAATACGCTCAATTTGATAAAATCAATCACGTTCACCATGCGGGCAATTCGTCGCAAATTGTTGACGGAGCGGCTGGCGTCTTAATTGGGAGTGCAGCCTTTGGTGAGCAGTCGGGGCTCAAACCCCGCGCCCGGATCAAAGCATTTGCCATTGTCGGTTCTGAACCCACGATCATGCTAACGGGGCCAGTTCCAGCCACGCGCAAAGTGCTCAAACGGGCAGGCATGACCATTAGCGATATTGATCTCTTCGAGGTAAACGAAGCCTTTGCTGCCGTGCCGCTGCTCTTTATGGAGGAGTTTGGCGTAGATCACAGTAAGTTAAATGTAAATGGGGGCGCCATTGCACTGGGCCATCCGCTGGGCGCTACGGGCGCTATTATCTCGGCTACACTGATCGATGAGCTGGAACGTTCGGGGAAGCAATTTGGCCTATCAACCCTCTGCATCGGGGGCGGCATGGGCATAGCCACCATTTTTGAACGGGTTAATTAA
- a CDS encoding Hint domain-containing protein, whose protein sequence is MKNNLLSILIFCCCAVATQFLSQRVSAQTASASASMTVEQLKAIKAIKVANLDKDTYFKSGGFILDRYEERPAYVFTYSDGITRKIYLYKVFTAEDTKELGLLAIYQNTKTSEIKPFVIPGASADRKAWDAYIDDLKYVGEKEPGLMSTLTFVLSREMAGLLSGGGAKSDEGGAKKKEEYNFCFAPNAPVTMADGSSKNISAITAGDVVLGYNVQTKTLQSTTVTRLDIHQGNFELTGVWLAPVNEVTADIRAALTAPILLEATANHPVLTTNGRKALGDVKAGDVLYRYDPSTNGTAAYTVVKTKKDVRSVKSVYNLATQSGAYLVDQTVVMDK, encoded by the coding sequence ATGAAAAACAACCTACTGTCTATTCTGATTTTCTGCTGCTGCGCTGTCGCAACGCAGTTTTTGAGCCAACGCGTTTCGGCGCAAACGGCATCGGCCAGCGCCAGTATGACCGTTGAGCAACTCAAGGCCATCAAAGCCATTAAAGTAGCTAACCTCGACAAGGATACGTATTTTAAATCCGGCGGTTTTATTCTGGATCGCTACGAGGAACGCCCTGCTTACGTGTTTACCTACAGCGACGGCATTACTCGTAAAATTTATCTCTACAAGGTATTCACAGCCGAAGACACGAAAGAGCTTGGCTTGCTGGCCATTTACCAGAATACGAAAACATCGGAGATAAAGCCGTTTGTTATTCCCGGTGCATCAGCCGACCGCAAAGCCTGGGATGCCTACATCGACGACCTTAAATACGTAGGCGAGAAAGAACCCGGCCTGATGTCGACGTTAACGTTTGTGTTATCGCGTGAGATGGCTGGTTTGCTATCGGGTGGCGGGGCTAAATCCGACGAAGGCGGTGCCAAGAAAAAAGAAGAATACAACTTCTGCTTTGCACCTAATGCCCCTGTGACAATGGCGGATGGTTCCTCAAAAAACATTAGTGCTATAACGGCGGGGGATGTTGTCCTGGGTTATAATGTCCAAACAAAAACACTTCAGTCAACAACGGTAACCCGGCTGGATATACACCAGGGTAACTTTGAATTAACGGGCGTATGGCTCGCTCCCGTCAACGAGGTTACGGCTGACATTCGTGCTGCCCTAACGGCCCCGATATTGCTGGAAGCAACAGCCAACCACCCGGTTCTGACGACTAATGGCCGCAAAGCATTGGGCGATGTAAAAGCGGGCGACGTTTTGTATCGGTACGATCCATCAACGAACGGGACTGCGGCCTATACCGTAGTAAAAACCAAAAAAGACGTTCGCTCGGTGAAAAGCGTGTATAACCTGGCTACGCAGTCGGGCGCTTATCTGGTTGATCAGACAGTGGTTATGGATAAATAA
- a CDS encoding flavin monoamine oxidase family protein has protein sequence MTRRDFINSTSASYASLLAWGMLQPAPASALTLPANGKTGEGKGRKVIILGAGLAGMATAYELGKLGYDCTVLEARSRSGGRVWTIRGGTKETEMGGGMDQTCQFGEGLYFNGGAARIPHHHQLTLHYCRELNVPLQIFNGNNEAAYLFNDGGTGDLANRRLRIKEYHNDMRGYTAELLAKALDQSALDQQLTKEDVEKLVDFLKNEGDLNTAHLYKGTNRRGYKTKAEPGAGTMPGSQTDPFGLTDLLRSGFMQPVFYNVGDYIYEQQTTLLQPVGGMDAIPKALEKKLTDKIIFNAPVSELRKTENGVRVVYQKDGKPVELTGEFCVCTLPLPMLKNLESDLSGTIKRAADFVPYIKTGKIGLQFKRRFWEEDDWIYGGISRTNMDINQIWYPSFGFQGKKGVLIGYYNFYSRAEAVGALPVAEREKVALTQGAKIHPQYPTEFENSFSLAWHRVPYSGGGWATYDDTTRKKYYPSLLEPDGNIYFAGEHTTYLTAWMAGAFTSAHRAVEAIHARVGEYTKK, from the coding sequence ATGACAAGAAGAGACTTTATTAATTCAACCAGTGCCAGTTATGCCAGCCTGTTGGCGTGGGGAATGTTACAGCCTGCACCAGCGTCGGCGCTTACTTTACCCGCCAATGGTAAAACAGGTGAGGGTAAAGGTCGAAAAGTGATCATTTTAGGCGCGGGGCTGGCCGGTATGGCAACCGCCTACGAGCTCGGAAAACTTGGCTACGATTGTACCGTACTGGAAGCCCGCTCTCGGTCGGGCGGGCGCGTCTGGACGATTCGTGGCGGCACCAAAGAAACGGAAATGGGCGGTGGTATGGATCAGACCTGCCAGTTTGGCGAGGGTCTGTATTTCAACGGTGGCGCTGCCCGTATTCCACATCATCACCAGTTAACCCTGCATTATTGCCGTGAATTGAATGTGCCGCTACAAATTTTCAACGGCAACAACGAAGCCGCTTATCTATTCAATGATGGCGGAACGGGTGATCTGGCCAACCGACGGCTGCGCATCAAAGAGTATCACAACGATATGCGCGGCTATACCGCCGAACTGCTGGCAAAAGCCTTGGACCAATCGGCACTGGACCAGCAATTGACGAAAGAAGACGTTGAGAAACTGGTTGATTTCCTTAAAAATGAGGGCGATCTGAATACAGCCCATCTATACAAGGGCACCAACCGACGCGGGTACAAAACCAAAGCAGAACCCGGTGCCGGTACCATGCCGGGCAGCCAGACCGATCCATTCGGCCTGACTGACTTGTTACGGTCGGGGTTTATGCAACCCGTGTTCTACAACGTCGGCGATTACATTTACGAACAGCAAACAACGCTGTTACAGCCCGTGGGTGGTATGGACGCCATTCCGAAGGCGTTGGAAAAGAAGTTAACCGATAAGATTATTTTCAACGCGCCCGTTTCTGAACTGCGTAAAACGGAAAATGGGGTTCGGGTTGTCTATCAGAAAGACGGCAAACCGGTAGAACTGACGGGCGAATTCTGCGTCTGTACATTGCCCTTACCGATGCTCAAAAACCTGGAATCCGACTTGTCAGGCACCATCAAGCGAGCCGCTGACTTCGTACCTTATATCAAAACTGGTAAAATCGGACTCCAATTCAAGCGCCGGTTTTGGGAAGAAGATGACTGGATTTACGGCGGCATTTCGCGTACCAATATGGATATTAACCAGATCTGGTATCCGTCGTTTGGTTTCCAGGGGAAAAAAGGCGTCCTGATTGGCTACTACAATTTCTACAGCCGAGCCGAAGCCGTGGGCGCCCTGCCCGTTGCCGAACGCGAAAAAGTGGCGCTCACACAAGGTGCCAAAATTCACCCGCAATACCCGACTGAGTTTGAAAATTCATTTTCGCTGGCCTGGCACCGGGTGCCTTATAGCGGAGGTGGCTGGGCGACCTACGACGATACCACCCGGAAGAAATACTACCCTTCCCTGCTGGAGCCCGATGGCAATATCTATTTTGCCGGCGAGCACACGACGTACCTGACCGCCTGGATGGCCGGTGCGTTTACATCCGCACACCGGGCTGTCGAAGCAATCCATGCCCGAGTGGGCGAGTACACAAAAAAATAA
- a CDS encoding pyridoxal phosphate-dependent aminotransferase has translation MSSQLTRRDWLRASGLLTAGLGLSRFTPATASRPNAPFVSGFTNEFAFTDDPFDKMPKLRARLLANENPLGISPNAKEALVKAADLGNRYAWMEFAQLKTLLATDEGVKPTNIMMSPGSSDILMAAADHFAKGGGTILTSTMTYDDLLQRAEKFGAKIKALPMTKDYKFDLPAIKANITPDVKMVYIVNPNNPTGTIIPTAELEAFIREVAPKVPVFIDEAYIDFFEPAERPKLGKLVSEGQNVILARTFSKIHGFAGLRLGYAIAQPEMLKTLHAYTNGEFAVSITTLMAGIASYKDVDWQNHCRAENAKARNYTTKALTDMGYEVIPSSANFILFPIRMKTSAFSNQMFANGIGIQTRDFNGQPYCRVSVGTMDEMAMFMDSFKKVVG, from the coding sequence ATGTCATCGCAACTAACTCGCCGGGACTGGCTTCGCGCCAGCGGCCTCCTAACTGCTGGCCTCGGCTTGAGCCGGTTCACGCCTGCCACTGCCAGCCGCCCTAATGCGCCATTTGTTTCGGGATTCACCAACGAGTTTGCCTTCACTGATGATCCGTTTGACAAGATGCCTAAACTGCGGGCTCGCTTGCTGGCAAACGAGAACCCACTGGGCATTTCACCCAATGCCAAAGAAGCCCTTGTGAAAGCGGCCGACTTGGGCAACCGCTACGCCTGGATGGAATTTGCCCAACTGAAAACGCTCCTGGCTACCGATGAAGGCGTAAAGCCCACAAACATCATGATGTCGCCGGGTTCGTCAGACATTCTGATGGCGGCTGCCGATCATTTTGCGAAAGGGGGTGGCACCATCCTGACCAGCACCATGACGTATGATGACCTGCTCCAGCGCGCCGAAAAGTTTGGTGCAAAAATCAAGGCATTGCCGATGACAAAAGACTACAAATTTGACCTACCGGCCATCAAGGCGAACATTACGCCTGATGTGAAGATGGTTTACATCGTCAACCCCAATAACCCAACCGGCACCATTATTCCAACGGCCGAGCTGGAAGCCTTCATCCGTGAAGTAGCCCCTAAAGTACCCGTGTTCATCGACGAAGCATATATCGACTTTTTCGAACCCGCCGAGCGCCCGAAACTGGGCAAACTGGTAAGCGAAGGCCAGAACGTAATTCTGGCTCGTACATTCTCAAAAATTCACGGCTTCGCCGGCCTGCGCTTAGGCTATGCCATTGCCCAGCCCGAAATGCTGAAAACGCTGCACGCTTATACCAACGGTGAGTTTGCGGTAAGCATCACGACACTGATGGCTGGCATTGCCAGCTATAAAGATGTTGACTGGCAGAATCACTGCCGGGCCGAAAACGCAAAAGCACGCAACTACACCACAAAAGCCCTGACCGATATGGGTTATGAGGTCATACCGTCGTCCGCTAACTTTATCCTGTTCCCCATTCGGATGAAAACATCGGCGTTCAGCAATCAGATGTTTGCCAACGGTATTGGTATTCAAACCCGCGACTTCAACGGGCAGCCTTACTGCCGGGTCAGCGTTGGGACGATGGACGAGATGGCCATGTTTATGGATAGCTTCAAAAAGGTAGTAGGCTAA